TCGAGTCTCGCAGGTATACTGGATTAGCGGCGGACTGGGAGAAGCTGGTGATATGGGTTCAGCCAACTATACGCCTAGAACGAATGGGCTAGCGCCTTATTCGGTGGAAGGATTGTTCGGTGATCCGCAGACTCCTGCAGAGCGGAAGATTACTCCGTCGAAACGCGGGACCTTGACCTTGTCTTTTAACCCTAATGTGGTAGATGCAGCCGGTACAACGATAACCGTATATCGCTATACGTCAAAACGCGAATGGCAAAACATAGGCGGGGAAGTTGACATGCGGAATCATACGGTAACCGTTCCGTTTGACGAATTCGGTTATTATAAAGTAATGAAGTTAAGTCGCGGCTATAATGATATAACGAATCATAACTGGGCGCGCAATATTTTGAATGGTTTGTATTCTAAAGGGTTTATGAACAACTTGCGTTTTGAACAGTTCGGTACAGACGATCATACGACTAGAGGGGAATTTGCAACGCTGCTCGTTAAAGGACTGAGTCTTCCAATAAACTCGGACGAAAATCGTACGTTTGTGGATCTTGTGCCGGGTGCGCGTTCCGCAACGTGGGATTACGACAGCATTGAGACAGCAGCAAGAGCGGGCATTGTGACAGGTCTGACGGATGGAGTATTTGGTCCGGATCAGCCGCTGACACGTGAACAAGCAGCAGTAATGATTGCCCGTGCTCTGAAGCTGAAATTAGCTAACAACGATGCTAAGCTTGATGCTTCATTGGCCAAAGCCTTTGTTGATTCCGGAAAAGTCGATAAATATGCCCGTCCTGCCGTTATGGCTGTGTCCAAAGCCAAGATCATGGAGGGCTCGGCATCCACGCCGCCGGGACAGAAGAAACCGCAGTACAGCTTCAATCCGAAAGGCAATCTGACCCGTGCGGAAGCCGGTAAAATTGCCGTTGAGCTGCTGAAGAAGAGCACTAATGTTTTCCCTAAAAACCTGAGTTAACACAGATTACACAGGACTGCCCTATCCGTCAGGATAGGGCAGTATTTTTATGACAGTAATCCCTTTCCATTTACAATTCTTTGTAATTTGATGTAGAATACGATACAATAACGAAAGTACATACTATTTTTTAGAGGGTGAAGACGAATTTATGAAGCCGATTTTATCGAAAGCGCAACTGGACTATATGAAGGCTAAGACTCAGTTTGAAGATAAAGCCAAGGTCATGGAGAAGAAGATTGAGCTTGCCCGCGGTGTCCATGATGAGATTACTCAGGAGATCATGGAAGGTCTGGTTCTGGAAACTGGCTTTCACGATGCGTTCAATGAACTGACGTTGGCAGAGAATGCGTTAATCCAATGGTCACACGTTACGATTAAACATGAGAAGACTTACCGTGACAATAAAGTTGAGATCGAATTGATGTATGATAAGCTGAATGATGATCCTCAAATGCGTGCCCGGGTTATCCAGCTCGCTATGAAAATTCGCTAGAATATGACACAGACGCCGAAAGGCGTCTTTTTTTGTTCTTATGCCACGAATTGGCGTTGTTACGCTCAATTTGAGCCTTTTATATAAACTTTTTTAAAAAAATTTAAAAAAACTTGGAAACATCCGCAACTTTTTCCGCTGGCAAACGTTTAAGATGTAGAACCCAATGAGAAACCAATAAGTACCGAATGAAGAAACTTGTCTATAAATTAGAAAAATGTTCTTTACGGTTCTGGGTACTCATTGTATAATACCTAGGTAGGATTATAGGAATCTACTCTAGTTTGCAATGTTCTATTGTTAACCGGTTTCTGTGATACCCGTCACAGACATCATTTATATGATTTCTGCTCAACTCGGGAAAGGAGGTGTACGGCTAATGAGTAACACGAGCTATCAATTTAAAGAAAATAATCAAGAGATGATTCAAGGAGGAGAAAAAAAGGTTATGAAGAAAATTTTATCCGTAGCACTGTCTACAGCAATGGCATTCTCCATGTTTGCTTCTGTTGCATTCGGTGACGCTGCACTTACATCCCAACAAAAGTTTGACGTTCTTAAAGAAGCGAAGATTATGACTGGTTACGCAGATGGTTCTGCTGGCCTTGATAAAGACATGAATCGCGCTGAGTTCGCGAAAGTGGTTGCTAACTTGATGGGCCTGGAGCCAATCAAAGGCCAAGTGTCTTTTAAAGACAAAGGATATACAGAATCGTACTGGGCTACACCTTACATCGAAGCAGTTTACGCTGCAGGACTGATGCAAGGTAAGAACGAAACTAAGAAAATCTTTGACTACAAAGGTAAAGTAACTGTTCAAGAAATGGCTGCGGTATTGGTTCGTGCACTGAAACTTGAAGTGCCAGCTAACCCTAACAACAACGCATCCGACTGGGCTAAAGGTTATGTTCAAGCAGCAATCGATGCAAAAATCATCGAACCTAGCGTGAACGCTAAAGCTAACGCTACAAGAGCACAATTGGTTGACACTGCTTACGAAATTCACATTCAACAGCAGAAACCAAAAGTAGTTTCCTACGAAGTTAAAGAGAGCGGTAAAGTAGTTGAGTTCAAACTTGCTAACAACGAACTTGTTAAAGTAGAACTTGAAACTGCACTGAAAGCTAACACTGCAACTGATGTTAAATTCACTCATAACAACTATGAGTACACGCATAACGTAACTTGGGTTGTAACTTCTGCAACTAAAGTTGAATCCGCAACTTCCACTAACTTGAAAGAAGTTGACGTTGTATTTGACGGTAAAGTTGAAAAAGCGTCCGCTACTGACAAAAACAACTATGTCATCGATTCCAACTCTAAAGGAATCAAATCCATTACTGTATTGGAAGATGGCAAAACTGCACGTATCCTGTTGAACGAATCCAGCAAATTCGTACAAGGAACAACATACAAAATTGTTGTGAAGAATGTTAAAGGCGAGCAAGGCGCTACAATCCCGCAAGGTGAAGTGTCTTTCTCATCGTCCGACAACACGCTGCCAACAGTAACTGAAGTAAAAGCTCTCGGAACTAAAGTTATCAAAGTGACTTTCTCCGAGCCTGTTATCGCTCCATCCAGCAGCAACTTCCAACTGGATGACAAAATGTTTAGTGGCACTGTAACACAAGGCCCTAACCAAAGAGAAGTTATCCTGAAAGACTACACAGGTGGAATCTCTGTTGGCGCTCACAAGCTGACAACTTCCCTGGTTGAAGACTATGCAGGATTGAAATCTTTGGCTGACACTAAAGACTTCACTGTTGCTGTAGATACTGAAGGTCCTAAGGTTACTGAAATTTCCGCTACTTTGGAAAAGGTAACTATAACGTTCGACGAAGAAATCGATCCTGCTTCTGTAACAGAAGATAGCTTCTATTGGAAGTCTGGCGACAGTAAGAAAAAAGGTAAAGCAACTCAAATCGCTGCAAATGTGTATGAAGTTGACTTTACTTCAAATCGTCTGCCAGGATACGAAACAAACCTCTTCGTTGAAGTTAAAGACTACTCTGGTAACGTAAACCCAGTGAAAGAACACAAAGTTACAGCAAGTATTGATCTGGTACAACCACGTGTACTTGAAACTACATTTGGCGTTGACAGAAAAGATACACTGACAGTTCGTTTTGACAAAGCAGTAGATGCTGCTGACAAAAAGTACTTCACTGTTAAAAAAGGTAGCGACGTTATTCCTGTGAATACTGTAGTTGCTGCTGATGCATCAAACAAAATCTTCTATGTTAGCTTCTTCAGTAAACTTGAAGGTACTTACGATCTGAAGGTTAAAGATGTAAAAGACAGAACTGCGCTGCAAAACACTATGGTTGAATACGATGGTACATTCGTAGCTGCTGATAATGCTAATTTGACTCAGTTCTCTAACTACGACTGGAATGATTCAACCCGTAAGCTTTCTTTGCACTTTGGCAAAGAAATGGATATTACCACTACCCAAAACAAAGCTAACTACTACATCGAGTTCCAAAAGAACGGTGGCGATGTACAACAGATCGCTTTGCCAAGCGAAGTTGTACCTTCTGCAGTAAACGGTGGTAAATCGGTAGTTCTTCAGTTCCCAGAATTCATTAACGGAACTAGAGTGACATTTGGTGAGAATGGTACTGTTAAAAAAGTGTTGGCTTCTGGTCTTAAATCCAAAACTGGTCAAAACGTGGCTTGGATTAATGAAACACTTCAAGCAGCTAAAAACCAGCTGACATGGACTGGAGCAAAACAAAAGGATGCTAAGACTTTTGAACTTGAATTCACTAATGTAATTGCTCATGCTTCCTCTAGTGATTTCACTGTCAATGGTTCCTACCCATCAGAAGTAAAAGTAGATGGAAACAAAGTAACATTGAAAACAAGTGATGAGCATACTGGTGCAACAATCACCCTGTTTGCTAACAACTCCATCGAAACTTATTCTAACAACAAGCTTAACTTGTCCGGCAATGCTGTAATGACAGTTAAAAATGTTGTTGCACCTAAATTGACTGGAGTTACGAACAGAGTAGGCGCTTCGTTCACGGTTACATTCTCAACTTATGTTGACTCTGTAAGTGAAGTTGCAGATCTGAAAAATGACTTCATTCTTAGAGATCTTTCAAAGACTAATAATCCAATCATTCCTGTAACTGACTATAAAACTAGTTATGCTAATGATGGTAAGGGCAGCGTGGTAATCACACTTACTGATGCTAAACTGCTTCAAGATAATCCTCCAATTTCAGTAAAAGTTCGCAAGGATGCTCAGTACATTGTAGCCCAAGGTTCAACTACTAAAGCCCTTGAATCTGATGAGTTTAATGTAGCTGCACCTGCTGCACCAGCTGTTGAACCAGTAAGCGTTACAGACACAACATATAATGAAGCAACTTCTACATTGACTGTTAAAGTGGGTAAGACTCTGAATAACATCGTTAATGGTAAAGTTTCGATTGCTACTAATAAAGGAACAACTTATTATAATGCAGAATTGGCTGCTGACGGAAATTCCTTCACAGTAGTAGTTCCTAAGGAAGCTACCATTAATGGTGGAGAGCTGACTGCTAGTGTTGTTCTGAAAGAAAATGGTATTACTGTTGATTTGAAAGGTACTATTAAGTACTAAAATCGACTAACTAAAATAAAGCTTAGCATCTAAGCTTTGACACACTGGAGAACATAATGTTCTCCAGTGTGTTTTTTTAATTCATCAAAGGAAATATCCTCAGCCTTACCTACAGTAGGGTTGTTCAGCTCGAGTGTTTTCTTTATAGTTAAGTAGCATAGATAACTTTAGGAGGAACAGATTACATGAAACCTTATTTGAAGGTTGGCTTGGCGGCGCTGACGATTGGAGCTGGCATATGGATTGGTGCAACCTACAACAACACCGCAACCGGCGCAGGGACCACCCCAGGTACCACTGACGACCCGGTCGTCACCAAAAGCTACGTTGACCAACAAATTCAGCAAGCGCTGAATGGCGGTGGTGGAGGGTCTACGAACCCAACAAATCCTACAAATCCAACTCAGCCATCCCAAGGTGCTGATGAAGTTAAGAACGTTGCGCTGAAACCAGGTAAGATTCTGATTGCCGATGCAGGAACGGAGTTCATTGTTCGCTCAGGTAATGCTGTGATCTACACAGAAGTCGCTAGCGGCGTTGCAGACCTAACCGATGGCAAAGACCTGTTAAATGGTGAAACGGCGCCTAAGAACCATCTGCTTTCTTTCCCGCGTGAAGGTCGGGGAATACAGGTAAAAGAAGGGCAGACAAGCAATCTGATTGTCATGGTCCGCGGTGGTTACACCATTAAGTAGTTCTACTCAAATTATTGCCAGATGTGACAACGTTTTATACGTGTATGCACGGAAAAGAACACAAATAATACTTCTGTAAACAACATTGCAGGAGGTGCATTGAAATGGCTAATAGTAGACGTAATAATCGACAGGTTGTACCGGAAAGCCGTCATATGTTGAATCAGATGAAATATGAGATTGCTGCAGAGTTTGGTTTGAATATGGGTCATGGCAGCAGCTCATATGGAGCTGATACTGAGTTTGGCTCCGAACTGGGGGCTATTGGTGGAAATTCGTCGTCTCGCCGTCCTGGCTGGGGACATATAACGTCTCGTGAAAATGGCTCTGTAGGCGGAGAAATTACGAAGCGTCTGGTTCGACAAGCTGAGCAAAGCATGTTCGGTCAGCTGTAGTATTTTTCCACAGAAAAAAAGTACTCATTACATGAATATTTCGCCGTATGTAAATGTAAAGAAAATTCACGAAAATCCTTGAAAAATGGCTTGGAAACTGGATTGACACCAGGTTTCAAATAAGTTAATATGCATGTTGAGGATTGTACATTCAAACCTTTTCCAATCGGAAAAGGTTCATTTTTTGTGTAGGACCTCTTCTTATACAACATACTATCCATATGGGAGGTTGATCTCATGTCTGTAACAGGGCGACGTTTATTTACTTCTGAGTCCGTAACTGAAGGACATCCGGATAAAATCTGCGATCAGATTTCCGACGCGGTACTCGACGCTTTTTTGGCCAACGATCCCAATGCACGGGTTGCATGTGAAGTGTCCGTAGCTACAGGTCTGGTGTTGGTCATTGGTGAAATCAGCACGAAATCCGAATATGTGGACATCCCGTCCATCGTAAGAAATACCGTGAAGGAGATCGGGTATACCCGTGCAAAATACGGTTTTGATTACAATACCTGTGCCGTGTTGACATCGCTTAACGAGCAGTCAGCAGATATCGCACAAGGGGTAAACGCTGCACTGGAGAATCGTGACCCTTCCCAAGTGGATCAGGAAACCGAGAACATTGGCGCAGGTGACCAAGGTCTGATGTTCGGTTTTGCTACCAACGAAACACCTGAATTGATGCCACTTCCAATCGCGTTGTCCCACCGTATTGCACGCCGCTTGTCGGAAGTGCGTAAAGACGGTACACTGGACTATCTTCGTCCGGATGGCAAAACGCAGGTTACGATTGAATATGATGGTAACAAACCAGTGCGTGTAGATACTATCGTTGTATCGACACAGCATGCAGAAGAAGCTACTCTGGAGCAAATCCAGAAAGATATTAAAGAACAAGTTATTCTTCCAGTCGTTCCTGCGGAACTTCTTGATGAAGAAACCAAATATTTCATTAACCCGACAGGCCGTTTCGTAATTGGCGGACCTCAAGGTGATGCCGGTCTAACCGGTCGTAAGATCATCGTTGACACGTATGGCGGCTATGCTCGTCATGGCGGCGGTGCTTTCTCCGGTAAGGATCCTACAAAAGTCGACCGTTCTGCAGCTTACGCGGCTCGCTACGTAGCTAAGAACCTGGTAGCAGCTGGTTTGGCTGATAAGTGCGAAATTCAGCTTGCCTATGCGATCGGTGTAGCTAACCCTGTCTCGATCAGTGTAGATACTTATGGTACAGGTAAAGTAAGCGAAGAGACACTGGTTGAATTGGTTCGTAACAACTTCGACCTGCGTCCGGCAGGCATTATCCGTATGCTGGACCTTCGCCGTCCGATTTACAAGCAGACTGCAGCCTATGGACACTTTGGACGTACGGATGTTGAGCTTCCTTGGGAACAAGTGGACAAGATAGATGTTTTGAAAGCTCAAGCAGGCATCTAAGTATATAACGATTCATTCAAACAAGATTCGGGACCTAAGCAATATCCGGATCATGAAGCAACAATTACTAGTAAAACATTTATATAGAAGCTGATATCTGATCTCAGGTATCAGCTTTTTTTGTTTTCGGTAGAGTCATCCAGTAGTTACAAGTTTCAACATGTTGTAATTTGGTACAAAACCAAGAATAATCATGCGAATCCAGTAGATTATTGGACTTTTTTCGTAACTTTTCCTCTTAAAAACAGTCTATTAATTAGAGACTTAAAACGTTCTGCAGTAGAGTTGCTAGGACTATAGATGGGAGAGTTACAATAATCATGATGCGTAAGGAAGAGTTGAATCCGTCACAAAGAGGTCATTCGGGGAAAAAATGGTTGGTCATTACACTTGCTGGTGTCATTTGGATTGGTCCGGTCCTTGGAAATGGAATTCCGGTGCTGAATGGGCCACTATCTTCTTCGGTAGTAGAAGCAGCGTCATCATCAGCTAAAAAGTTAAGTGAAGAAATTATTACATCTGGTGCAATTCTTATGAATTACCAATTCACAACAGGCTCACAGAAGTCACTCGCTAACGTCATTCGAGTAGATTTGAAGAACCCTAACGTGAAGCTGGACGTGATGACAGGTAAAGAAGGTTACTTTACGACGAGACAGAGCACAGGCGGGATGGCGAAGGAAAACGGCGCAGTCGCGGCGATCAATGGTGATTTTTTCAATACCGGTGCACAAGGTGCTCCTATGGGAGGACAAGTATCCGGTGGTTTGCTCATGTCAACACCGTCAGTGCTGAAGGGAATGTACGCATTTGCAGTGACTAAAGACGGCACGCCGATGGTGGATGAATTTACGTTCTCTGGCAGCTTTACCGCGGAGAATGGTGAGAAATTTACGCTTGCAGGTATGAACAAATCGGCTTATGTACCGGAAGGAACGTCTTCCACTTTCAGTCATTTGAATGCAGCCTATATATATACAAGTGCGTGGAAAGCAGTAGAGCGTCCGACAAACAGCTCGACCACACCAACTGAAGTTATGGTAAAGGATGGAGTCATTACAGAGATCTCGGATAAAGCCAGCATCCAGAAGTCCATTCCGGAAGGAAGCTTTATTTTGCGGACACATGGCACAGCGGCCAATTTTGTGAAAAATAATCTGGAGGTAGGACAAAAACTTACGGCTGATTATTCATTAGTCTCCAAGAAAACCGGGAAACAGATTAATCCGGAATCTCTTCAGATCATGATTGGCGGGCATACCATTCTGGTAAATGACGGTAAAGCAGCATCATTCTCACGGGACGTCAGCAGCATCGGTGGTTATCGTGCGCGTACAGCAGTGGGCTATTCCAAAGATGGCCGATATGCTTATCTGATTGCTACAGAAAAACATAGCGGAAGCGCAGGCATGTCACTCGGCCAGCTGCAGAGTTTCATGACCCAAATTGGCGTATGGAAGGGACTTAACCTGGATGGCGGTGGATCGACAACGATGGTTAACCGTCCATTGGCTGAGATGAACACAACTTTAACGTTTAACACGGAGTATGGTACGGCTCAGCGCAGTATCGTCAATGCGCTTGGAGTATTCTCTACGGCACCTAAAGGTTCGTTGAAGGGCTTTAAGGTTAGCGGGGACACGACTCTATTAATCGGGCAGACGGGCTCTTATCAACTGAAAGGCTATGATACGTACTATAACCCGGTTGACATGCAGTCTGTGAATCCGACTTGGAAGTCCAGTAATGGTAACATAAAGGTGAGTGGACAGAACGTTAAAGCAGTGTCATCAGGAACTTCGACGGTAACTGCTGTTAGCGGAAACGCTAAAGCAACCATGCAGGTGCAGGTGCTTGGTGGAGGCGATGTAGCATCCCTGAAGGTCGGTACGGCAGCAGCACCATTAGCAGCAGGAACAACCGTTTCTGTGCCTATAACAGCCACGTTGAACAACGGAAAGAGCATCGAGGTTCCGGGTAGCGCGCTCAAGTGGGAATTTATCGGTTTTAATGGTAAAGTAACGGACGGCCGTTTGACCGTATCATCTGTAAATACGAATACGAAAGTAGGATACGCTATCGCCCGTTATGACGGGTTCAGCACCGTTGTTATCCTCTCAGCAGCAGGGGAGAGCACATGGGAGAATTTTGAAAATGTAAGCTATCCGATTAACTTTACAACGAATGTGTCCGGGGTAACCGGAAACGCATCGGTTGTGAAGGGAAGCGGCACTCATGCAAATTCCAAAGTTTTGAAACTGGATTACGATATGAACGGTGGAATTGGGCAGAAAGTGTACGCCTACGCCCAGTTAAACAACTCTACAGGCAAAACGATCCCGGCAGCGGCGACAGCCATGACGCTTGACGTGGAAGGGGATAATAGTCTAAACTGGCTCCGCGCGGAGTTAAAAGACAACAACGGCAAGACCGTATATGTTGACTTGGCCAAAGTGATCGATTGGACCGGCTGGAAAACACTCAGTATTGATCTGAGCGGTTATAACATTGCTTTCCCAGCACAGTTGAAAAGAATGTATGTAGTCAACGTGGAGGAAGGACAGGATGAGCGTGCATTGACCGGTTCGGTATCTTTTGACGATATCCGATTTACGATGCCTGCGCTGTCGAGTGATGCAGGGTTGCCAACGGGTACAGCGGTCATGACAATCGGTCAGAAGTCGTTAACGATGAACGGCAAAAAAGTAGCTATTGATTCGGCTCCAATCCTGAAAAACGGTACAACATATGTTCCGATCAAACATGTGCTGGACGCCTTCGGCGGTCAGGCCAAGTGGAACTCATCAGCTCAGCGTGTAACTGTACTTCGCGGCGGAAAGCTGATGGATCTTACGGTTGGCAAGAAGGATTTTGTCTTAAACGGCAAGCGGATATCAGCTGCAGTCGCACCTATCATCTCTGGCGGTAGGACTTTGGTCCCTCTTCGCCTCGTTTCAGAGCAATTGGGCCTTAATGTAAAATGGGACAAGAACACGAAGACCGTTACGATCAAATCATGATATGGTATGATGTGTGTATGAAACGTTAGAAATGGAGTAGAGTGCGTGGATTATCAAGCTGATGCCATCGACCGTGTCATAAAGAACGCCATCCAAGTGATGGAAGACAGCAAATACCAGATGTTTGAAATATTGGAGACATCGCGCGATGAGCTCGTGTCTCTCAATCAGGAGCTGCAGCAGGTATTGAAAGAAACGACGGAAACCTTGGAGAAGGTAGACCAGTTGGAACTGAACTACCGCCGTTCCCGGATCCGGTTGACGGAAGTCAGCCGGGATTTTGTCCGGTATAAGGAAGAGGACATCAAGCAGGCGTACGAGAAGGCAACGCAACTTCAGCTTGATCTCATGATTTATCGCGAGAAGGAAATGTACTTGAAAGCAAGACGCGACGAGCTCCAAAAGCGGGCTCGCAGTGTCGAGAGCTCGGTGGAACGAGCGGAATCCATCGGATCGCAAATGGGGGTAGTGTTAGAATACTTGTCAGGGGAACTCGGACAGGTGTCTCGAATTATCGAGTCCGCCAAGAATCGTCAGGTTATTGGGTTGAAGATTATTTTGGCTCAAGAGGAAGAACGCAAGCGCATTGCACGTGAAATCCATGATGGACCGGCACAGCTGCTGGCTAATCTGGTTCTTAGGACGGAAATTGTAGAAAGAATGCTTGTTAAGCAGGAATTTAAGATGGTGCAGGACGAAATAGTAGATTTGAAGGGGCAGGTCCGATCCAGCCTTGAAGAAATGCGCAAAGTTATCTTTAATCTGCGTCCAATGGCACTCGATGATTTGGGGCTTATCCCCACACTCCGTAAATACGTGCATGATTTTGAAGAGAAAACCAAAATCCGCATGTTGTTTGAAACACGTGGCAAGGAGCATCGTCTCTCTTCTGCGATGGAGGCGGCCATCTACCGGTTGGTGCAGGAAGCACTTACAAATGCGGCCAAACATGCTTACCCGACATATGTGCTAGTGGAACTTACATACCAGGCGCAAATGGTTAAAATCGTCGTACAAGACAACGGACTAGGATTCAAGGTTGAATTACTGGAACAGAAGAGCAAGGATCACTTTGGGTTAATCGGCATGCGGGAGAGGGTCGAACTGCTCGAAGGGAGAATGGAAATTGAATCAGCTGAGAATCAAGGTACAAAGATCATTATCCATATCCCGACGAACGTAGAGAAGAGAAAGGAGTAACAGAATGGAAAATTTCGAGAATGAAAATCCGGTCATTAAAGTGCTTTTAGCAGATGACCATCAGCTTTTCCGTGAAGGGCTTAAACGTATTTTAAATATGGAGGATGACATTGACGTCATCGGTGAATGTGGAGACGGCATTCAGGTGCTGGAATTCTGCAATCAGATTAAGCCGGACATCGTTCTGATGGACATCAATATGCCTACGGAGAATGGCGTGCAGGCTACCGAGAAACTGCGTGAGTTATTCCCGGAGATTAAAGTTATTATTCTTTCCATTCATGATGATGAGAGCTATGTGTTTGAGACGCTCCGTAAAGGAGCAAATGGATATTTGCTGAAGGATATGGAAGCTGAATCGCTGATCAATGCGATCCGCTCCGTTCACGAGGGCTATGCCTTCATTCATCCGAAAGTAACGGGTAAGCTTATCCAGCAGCTTCGCCGCATGACTTACGTGAATGAAGCCGGAGCTATGGCAGAAGGCGGTACACGTGAAGCTGGCGTTAAATTTGTCGCTGGGGAGAATAACCCGTTGACACGCCGCGAAGCTGAAGTGCTTCGTCTGATGGCTGAGGGTAAG
Above is a window of Paenibacillus uliginis N3/975 DNA encoding:
- a CDS encoding S-layer homology domain-containing protein; translation: MSNTSYQFKENNQEMIQGGEKKVMKKILSVALSTAMAFSMFASVAFGDAALTSQQKFDVLKEAKIMTGYADGSAGLDKDMNRAEFAKVVANLMGLEPIKGQVSFKDKGYTESYWATPYIEAVYAAGLMQGKNETKKIFDYKGKVTVQEMAAVLVRALKLEVPANPNNNASDWAKGYVQAAIDAKIIEPSVNAKANATRAQLVDTAYEIHIQQQKPKVVSYEVKESGKVVEFKLANNELVKVELETALKANTATDVKFTHNNYEYTHNVTWVVTSATKVESATSTNLKEVDVVFDGKVEKASATDKNNYVIDSNSKGIKSITVLEDGKTARILLNESSKFVQGTTYKIVVKNVKGEQGATIPQGEVSFSSSDNTLPTVTEVKALGTKVIKVTFSEPVIAPSSSNFQLDDKMFSGTVTQGPNQREVILKDYTGGISVGAHKLTTSLVEDYAGLKSLADTKDFTVAVDTEGPKVTEISATLEKVTITFDEEIDPASVTEDSFYWKSGDSKKKGKATQIAANVYEVDFTSNRLPGYETNLFVEVKDYSGNVNPVKEHKVTASIDLVQPRVLETTFGVDRKDTLTVRFDKAVDAADKKYFTVKKGSDVIPVNTVVAADASNKIFYVSFFSKLEGTYDLKVKDVKDRTALQNTMVEYDGTFVAADNANLTQFSNYDWNDSTRKLSLHFGKEMDITTTQNKANYYIEFQKNGGDVQQIALPSEVVPSAVNGGKSVVLQFPEFINGTRVTFGENGTVKKVLASGLKSKTGQNVAWINETLQAAKNQLTWTGAKQKDAKTFELEFTNVIAHASSSDFTVNGSYPSEVKVDGNKVTLKTSDEHTGATITLFANNSIETYSNNKLNLSGNAVMTVKNVVAPKLTGVTNRVGASFTVTFSTYVDSVSEVADLKNDFILRDLSKTNNPIIPVTDYKTSYANDGKGSVVITLTDAKLLQDNPPISVKVRKDAQYIVAQGSTTKALESDEFNVAAPAAPAVEPVSVTDTTYNEATSTLTVKVGKTLNNIVNGKVSIATNKGTTYYNAELAADGNSFTVVVPKEATINGGELTASVVLKENGITVDLKGTIKY
- a CDS encoding alpha/beta-type small acid-soluble spore protein, which translates into the protein MANSRRNNRQVVPESRHMLNQMKYEIAAEFGLNMGHGSSSYGADTEFGSELGAIGGNSSSRRPGWGHITSRENGSVGGEITKRLVRQAEQSMFGQL
- the metK gene encoding methionine adenosyltransferase, with product MSVTGRRLFTSESVTEGHPDKICDQISDAVLDAFLANDPNARVACEVSVATGLVLVIGEISTKSEYVDIPSIVRNTVKEIGYTRAKYGFDYNTCAVLTSLNEQSADIAQGVNAALENRDPSQVDQETENIGAGDQGLMFGFATNETPELMPLPIALSHRIARRLSEVRKDGTLDYLRPDGKTQVTIEYDGNKPVRVDTIVVSTQHAEEATLEQIQKDIKEQVILPVVPAELLDEETKYFINPTGRFVIGGPQGDAGLTGRKIIVDTYGGYARHGGGAFSGKDPTKVDRSAAYAARYVAKNLVAAGLADKCEIQLAYAIGVANPVSISVDTYGTGKVSEETLVELVRNNFDLRPAGIIRMLDLRRPIYKQTAAYGHFGRTDVELPWEQVDKIDVLKAQAGI
- a CDS encoding stalk domain-containing protein, translating into MMRKEELNPSQRGHSGKKWLVITLAGVIWIGPVLGNGIPVLNGPLSSSVVEAASSSAKKLSEEIITSGAILMNYQFTTGSQKSLANVIRVDLKNPNVKLDVMTGKEGYFTTRQSTGGMAKENGAVAAINGDFFNTGAQGAPMGGQVSGGLLMSTPSVLKGMYAFAVTKDGTPMVDEFTFSGSFTAENGEKFTLAGMNKSAYVPEGTSSTFSHLNAAYIYTSAWKAVERPTNSSTTPTEVMVKDGVITEISDKASIQKSIPEGSFILRTHGTAANFVKNNLEVGQKLTADYSLVSKKTGKQINPESLQIMIGGHTILVNDGKAASFSRDVSSIGGYRARTAVGYSKDGRYAYLIATEKHSGSAGMSLGQLQSFMTQIGVWKGLNLDGGGSTTMVNRPLAEMNTTLTFNTEYGTAQRSIVNALGVFSTAPKGSLKGFKVSGDTTLLIGQTGSYQLKGYDTYYNPVDMQSVNPTWKSSNGNIKVSGQNVKAVSSGTSTVTAVSGNAKATMQVQVLGGGDVASLKVGTAAAPLAAGTTVSVPITATLNNGKSIEVPGSALKWEFIGFNGKVTDGRLTVSSVNTNTKVGYAIARYDGFSTVVILSAAGESTWENFENVSYPINFTTNVSGVTGNASVVKGSGTHANSKVLKLDYDMNGGIGQKVYAYAQLNNSTGKTIPAAATAMTLDVEGDNSLNWLRAELKDNNGKTVYVDLAKVIDWTGWKTLSIDLSGYNIAFPAQLKRMYVVNVEEGQDERALTGSVSFDDIRFTMPALSSDAGLPTGTAVMTIGQKSLTMNGKKVAIDSAPILKNGTTYVPIKHVLDAFGGQAKWNSSAQRVTVLRGGKLMDLTVGKKDFVLNGKRISAAVAPIISGGRTLVPLRLVSEQLGLNVKWDKNTKTVTIKS
- a CDS encoding sensor histidine kinase; this encodes MDYQADAIDRVIKNAIQVMEDSKYQMFEILETSRDELVSLNQELQQVLKETTETLEKVDQLELNYRRSRIRLTEVSRDFVRYKEEDIKQAYEKATQLQLDLMIYREKEMYLKARRDELQKRARSVESSVERAESIGSQMGVVLEYLSGELGQVSRIIESAKNRQVIGLKIILAQEEERKRIAREIHDGPAQLLANLVLRTEIVERMLVKQEFKMVQDEIVDLKGQVRSSLEEMRKVIFNLRPMALDDLGLIPTLRKYVHDFEEKTKIRMLFETRGKEHRLSSAMEAAIYRLVQEALTNAAKHAYPTYVLVELTYQAQMVKIVVQDNGLGFKVELLEQKSKDHFGLIGMRERVELLEGRMEIESAENQGTKIIIHIPTNVEKRKE
- a CDS encoding response regulator, coding for MENFENENPVIKVLLADDHQLFREGLKRILNMEDDIDVIGECGDGIQVLEFCNQIKPDIVLMDINMPTENGVQATEKLRELFPEIKVIILSIHDDESYVFETLRKGANGYLLKDMEAESLINAIRSVHEGYAFIHPKVTGKLIQQLRRMTYVNEAGAMAEGGTREAGVKFVAGENNPLTRREAEVLRLMAEGKSNKMIGEYLFISEKTVKNHVSSILQKMEVDDRTQAVINSIKYGWVTL